The DNA region aaattagctttTATTACTCGGACTGAAAGTTATCATATGATCCTGTGATGGCacatttaatattttttcaaaagataTTAAATAAGATTTTAGATTAATATACAATTTCAGTTTGATTAAACTACCCAAAGAATCTCATATATGATGCAACGTATTTCTTGTTGTCTCATTTTATATGGTACTTTTCGCTTTTCAAGATTCAAACTATTTgaactttgaccaatattttaaaaCGTATTTGTTGATCATATTGATATGACAACACTTGCAACTTATTGTATTTTTATATggttttcaaatattaatttttaaaaaatgaagttaATTCAGCtcaatttaacttaaaaaattaatcaaattgactctcaaaaaataaaaagtattacACAAATTGAGACGATAAAATAAAGTTATCACATTATTGTTGTGTAGCTCAAGAGGAGTTGTTGACTGGGCCTTACAAAACATCCCAAAAGTTGGCAAATGAAGCAATATGAAATTAAATCAAgggcaaaataaaattgagacAACAAACCTAAAAGTTGAAGAACACATGTCACACTTTCAATGGGGGAAGCAAACTTGTGAGGAAACCCAACATTCACACTTATATAATGTAGTAAAGTAATGAGTTCCGAGTACTGAATGacgaaacaaaaaaaaaaaaaaaaaaactctaccTAGCTACTCCATGGAGCGGGACCTATGGAACCATTAAGACTAAATAAAACTAATCATCTCGTGAACGTACGGAGAGTCTTGCAAGATTGGATATtgttaaaaagtgaaaaaagaatatttttccatgccatattttccaaaaacaaaaaaattccaCGCCACTATGTAGGAATTTCGTACAGCTTTGGATATAGTTGGGTCGTTTAtaacttgtgggagaaatggTCAAAAGCCTTTTAGTTGACAATTTCATTAATTCAACcacataatattttttaattgcaaccatatggttttttttttccttttgtttcagATCAGAGGTGTTACCAACTCCCACATGAGAGTGACTGATTACCAGCTTCCCCAATAGTTTATTGTTATAGGAATTAGAACTTTTATTTAATTTGGAATCATTTCATCACTGGTGTTAGCTAAATAACATCTGTCCCACCATTACGCCCAcgttaattttttaatttttaaagatgAAATTACACATTAGTCAAACACAATAACTTAAACTTTAAGAAATCTGAACACTATAGgacaaaacctttatgcaatTTGTCATTTTCTTGGTAAAAATCGTGAATACTAGACTAGGTTCAAATTCATGTTTATTTGTCGGAAGTAGATCGGAGAAAAGGACCCAACGAATTGAAGCAAAGTTTCTATCACAGAAAAAGAAATTAGTAAGTAAATATGAGAAGGAGAAGATGTAGATGAATAATGAAAAGATGTAGATGAATAATCTGCAAAACCACCTTAATTAAATTGACTGACACAAAACACTATCCGAAAGTTTGAATGAAACAAAGGAGAtttgtaatttttaaaataaaataaattaacagGTAGAGATGATCTTATCATATAAAAATTCTTATATTGATAATTATTTAGTTTAAATACTACTCTCTCTATTCCAATTTAGGTGAAtgtgtttgactgggcacaaagattaagaaaaaaagaacgaCTTATagaacttgtgatctaaaagaagtcataaatttttttatctgtatataaatcatttcattaagtgtATTAAgtgtaaaatgagaagtttaacgTTTAATGGTAAGTATTAAATATGAAATACATTCGAGTCCACTGTCTAGGCCAGCAAACATGaggctaattttaatttttggtgataGGCTTTCTCCATTTTACTAAGAGAAAGCTAAATGGTATTGGTACGTAAACAATTAAACTGTATGGTCTAATTAATTAGACTATATCTCAAAGACGACTTGTCATTattccattctttcttttttaattgagAGAATTATTCCACTCTGCTGTCAAGAGGTATAAAAATTACTcctaagtttttttttgttttttctgtcATACCAaagattttaaattaataaataaaatttatgccGTCTGTTTTTAAATATCATCAATGATTAGCTGTTCTGAACAGTACATCTGCATTCCAGTAGTAAAATCTGCTATTTGGTCTAATAATGAATAATATTGGACTTGTTCGATCTATTTAGAATTTCATTACTGGTTTTCAGCTCATTAGCCGGATCACAACGCTTATTAGGTTGATATTCGCTTTAGCCACTTGATTAACAATCCAAATGGCAGGATTGTACAACGATTCTATTTTTTTAGCCTGATCAAAAGTCTCTTTTACCCCTTATTACTTCACACATACACCATAAATTTGTACACTATATGTTTATTTCCAATTGCTATAAATTCATATCTAATTTTATAACTGTTTGACTCAAACATTACAACTTACCaaggaaagaaattaaaatgcaGGATTTTAGGAATTACTACTTCATCCCTCACAAAAAGATCTGTTTAAGAGCCTTTCTGGCTTAGATTATGAAAACTGTTACTGATTGTTCAAATAAGCAgctttttgtattttaatttatcataattgcCTTAAAATGATCGTATGTTTTTCATCATTCTTTCCTTCATTcccattttcttttaaaacatgaaatgtGTATTTTCTAAATTCTACGCAGCACAAGTAAACTACACAGTCAACTTCAAACTCGTTCCCAACACCTGACTTTCTAATGCATCAAAGCTAATAACTCAATTCACTGATCAAAACCACATCTTTTGTCTGGTACATACACAAATATAATAGCCACTTATACGTACTGTTTAACCACTTGTACTTATTTAGTAGAGTTTACTTTATAATTTTCTATTGTAAAAAATGTCCTTCCCGCTGATTTCCACCAACTAATTAGGCATGAACCGCTCATGCCACCACATGATCTGGCTGCACTTGCGTTAGGCTTCAAtgtgatttttcttctcttctcaATGTGATCACTCTTATAGCAACTCTTTCAACCCGTTATCCATCTAATTTAATATTGGATTCAATGTGATTTGCTTcctaataattaattaaaactaATACTAGTAGCTTTTTTTATTCCTGGTTAAAACACTATATCAAAGAATCTCTAAGTATATATAAGTAGCTCCCAGATACCATAACTCATCACcccaaacaaacaaaagaaaaattcacTCAAAAACCTCTATAGCACAATGACTAATTATAATTTCAAGCACATAGCCATCTTCTTCATTCTCATGTCAATTTTCACACCTCAAGTTTTATCAGTAGTAGAGGATTGTGGAGCAGAAGAAGACAACTCTTGTGTCAACAAATCTAAAGCATTACCCTTAAAAATCATAGCCATAATCTCCATCTTAATCACAAGCATGATCGGAGTGTGTCTTCCATTGGTCACACGTTCTATCCCAGCCCTAAGCCCGGAAAGAAGCCTTTTCGTGATCGTCAAGGCATTTGCAGCCGGAATTATTCTAGCCACAGGTTTCATGCACGTTCTGCCGGACTCATTCGACATGTTGTCGTCCAGTTGCTTAAAAGAGAACCCGTGGCACAAGTTCCCCTTCACAGGATTTGTTGCTATGTTGTCTGCTATAGTAACGTTGGCTATTGACTCTATAGCTACTAGTTTGTATAGCAAGAAACATAAAGCTGGTGTAGTTAATCCAGAAAATGGTCAGGCTCAAGGAGGTGATCACGAAATGGGTGTGGTAAATGCTGGACATTCCCATGTTCATTCGCTTCATCATCATGGATCCTTTATGACTAAAGATGGAGTTGATGCGACAAAACTACTCCGATACAGAGTGATTGCCATGGTTagttaattttatctttttattagtGGTGACTTTGGTCATTCATTTCCTTTATGAAATGTTTACTTCAATCCACTGATAACTTACACTAAATGATAGCTTTATGTAATTGTCCATTAAAGGTGAAATTAATTACTAGTAACTTGGCAATAATGCAGACTACTTATTATAACAAGTTAAAGATTGTGTATGATGTCGGTGTATataggttaattttttttaaataacattaaCGTGGTAGAAGTTTGCCAGTAATTAAGCACTCACAaatattttggagaaaatgataggaaactaaattaaagatgtatgTCAGATAAAATGGGGTGGGTGAGTTgtcttgagttattgatatatatcCGTACAATAAATGATCTTGCATGCATgcattattttttagaaaagaaacAATACAATGAGGTGAAAGTCAAACAATCACTATTATTTGGTGTACTTGCCTGGATAGTGATGCAAATCGGAATCTGGTCTTCTTGATTACTCAGTTTACaagcaaccaaaaaaaaaaaaaaaagattgtttACAAGCAACTTATCtatttgtttatatattttgtcCCTTTGACTGAGTTTATTAGTTCTTGATCGTTAATCGGTTTCAATTATTGAACTTAAAAATTATTACTGTATGAGATTAACTAATGAGCGTGGAGTTTTTTAATATACCTTCATTGAAGaaagtacttatttttctttctgcTTGCTTCATAGTTGGAAGGACTTGGAAAAGTCTATGGGCAAGTGTGATGCACCGTCCGtttcaaaaccttaaaaataaatacaaggGCATTATCAGTTATaattgttttaatttcttttttattctaaaTCAAGTACTATAAGATATTGATAAATTATACTTAGTCAtgcaaactcataaaataaaaaataacggAAACATTTTGGCAGGTGTTAGAGCTCGGTATCATTGTTCACTCTATTGTGATAGGAATTTCACTAGGTGCTTCAAACAATACTTGCACAATTAAAGGACTGGTTGCTGCTCTTTGCTTTCATCAGATGTTTGAAGGAATGGGCCTCGGCGGTTGCATTCTCCAGGCaagtatttattttatgaaGAAATTTCATTTAAAGTACCATATTAACAAAAAATCGATCCTTAGTAAATAGATTTTCTTATTACATTATATTgttaaaagaaatataattcATATATAGTTTGCATTCACTAATTCTACTCTTCTTTTATTTCAGGCTGAGTACAATTTCTTGAAGAAGACAATAATGGCATTTTTCTTCGCCGTAACAACCCCATTTGGTATAGCGCTTGGGATAGCCCTATCAAGCACTTACGAAGAAAACAGCCCACGTGCACTAATAACCGTTGGATTGCTCAATGCATCATCTGCTGGCCTTCTGATCTATATGGCTTTGGTAGATCTTCTTGCTGTTGATTTTATGGGTGAGAAGTTGCAAGGCAGTGTAAAGCTACAAATCAAGTCCTATATGGCTGTTCTTCTAGGTGCTGGTGGAATGTCTGTCATGGCCAAATGGGCCtagttttgtttttcttaatttgtttacaaaaataagTTTGTGAATTCCCCAGttttaaaattgtaattttgTATCCTTTTCAGTTTCGTGACTGGTTTTTAGTAGCAAAATATTGTGTAAAGTATGTCGTCTTGTTCCTAAATTACTGTATGTGTCTATTTGGAGTTTTTCATAGTCAGTCATACGTTCATTGAAAGCAAAATCGCTCTATTTTAAGTAAGTATTTTGCGAAAGTGAACTGACTTGTCTTCCGGAATTTCCCAACGAAAAGGAGTTTTGTCTTTACTGATCTCTCATACTTTGTTTCTTTACTACGCTGTTGGAAAGCAAAGAATAAAAACACAAGAATGTAAAATTTGCCGGATGATCTCATTCATTTACTgtgcatctatttatacaacattatgTAGAGAAAGGAATAATAAATCATTACACTTGCTATTTTTCTATTGGTTCCTATTATAACTAACTCTAACAGCTATAGAATCTTCTAATTTATCTATGTACAGTTGTTGGAAATGTAATCTAAAGGCTGAAAATCATCCAACACATTTTGTGTTGGATGCTTGTTGATTTAGCTTGGGCCTGGGTGAGCATGTGACATTTTGAGCCCTAAATCCTTAAGTTCAGAATTCTGAGTTGTTGGCCCATTACTTTGTTCCGCTCACACGTCTGACTTGGCCCAGTATTTTGTTCCACTTCACACACACTTGAACACTTTCCCAATTTCTCAATCTCGTTCAAACTTAGGGATTGCCCCCTCTTCTTCATCTCCGTATTGATTCaactaaaatggaagaagaaaccTTGCTATCTTCAACAacacccccccctccccccccaatTTTCCCATATTAGTGGGGATGGAACTGAGACCCAACTTGCCGAGCAAGGATTGATGAGAAACGCTGGAAAAAGGTTTAGTAAAAAGATCGGTGAGCTGAGAAGAAGCGGTacaaaagagaatgaaatcaAACCAGGAAGATATTGTTGTCTGACGAAATGACAATCCAGTTCCACGTGCTTTGTAGGCAAGCACCCCAATCGGCATCACAAAATGCTGTAATAGAGAAAGTAGGGTCAGCAGATAGAAACAATCCTTGTCTTCGGTCGTTTCTTAAGTATCGAATCACCCTCAAAGCTGCAGTGAAATGAGGCATGCAAGGGTGTTGCATGTATTGACTTAGATGTTGCACTGCATAGGACAAATCAGGTCTAGCATGTGTGGGATAGTTAAGTTTCCCAGTTAATCTTCTGTAAGTAGTAGAATCATTAATTAACTCTCCAGATCAGCTGAGAGTTTTGACAAGGATCCTGGGGAGAAGAAACCAATAGTAGATGAGAAACACAAAATTCAGAGAGTAATTTCATGGTAAATTTCCTCTGTGTAAAAATAAGATCATGATCTTCCCTAATCATCTCAATACCAAGAAAATAGTGTAGATCCCCAAGATCTTTTACTTTAAACTCTGCATCAAGAAACTATTTCAATTGTTGGATTCTTGATGCATCATTCCCGGTTAGAATAATATCATCCACATAAAATTCCACAATGGCAATGAGATGACCTGATTTGTTGATAAATACAGAATAATCGTTCAAAGATGCCACGAAACCTTTAAAAACCAAAGCACCATTGTCTTGAGGTTTGTCTTAATCTATATAAGGATTTTCTAAACCTGCAAACATGATTAGAACTAGGTGCATTCATACTGTTTGAAATTTCATATGACCACTTCATTGAGATCTCCATGTAAAAAGGCATTATTTAAATCTAACTAAAAAGATTCTATGTTTTCTTGACTACAATAGCTAGAAAATTCCTGAGTGGTCATCTTAACCACTGGAGAGAAGGCATCTGTGAAATCAATCCCTTTTCTTTGAATCTCACCCCTTACCACTAGTCTAGCCTTTAATCTTTTAACACTTCTATCTGATTTGTGTTTTACCTTGTACACCCACTTACAAGGTAAAGTTTTTTGTCCTTTAGGCAATTCCACAACTTCCCAGGTTTGGTTGAGTTCAAGTGCTTCAATTTCATTGCTATAGCTTACTGCCAACCTCGGTGTAATGAAGCTTGAAGAAAACTAGTAGGCTCTACAATGTTAGAAATTGAATTGAAAACTAGATGATTGTCAAAGGATAGTGCTGCAAAAGGATAGACAATAGGAGAGACAGGGgaagtaaaacaaaaagaagtaaGCTTAGTGAGATAAACATTGTTGCAAATATAAACAGAAAAGTAGAAAGGTTCTTTGTGTTATCTAGTGCTTCTTCTAGGAGGAGTAGGGGTGAAGTTGTTGAGTGCAGGATTCCATAGGGGGTGAGGGTTGTTGAGTGCAGGATTCCATCATCCATTTTAGGTGAGGCAAGAGGAGTGATATCTGGTAGAATAGAAGAGGCAGGAGTATGAGGAAGAGTTGTAGGAAGAGTAGTGTGTTCTAATACAACATCAGTAACAGGGTTAGTGTTGGAAGAAGGActaagagaagaaaatataggCACGTGACTAGAAACAGACTTGAATTTGAAAGGATAAGTATCTTCATGAAAAATTAGATCCCTTGAGACAAAAAAATCTCTTAGTCTTAACATCCATAAGTTTGTAACCCTTTTGACCATATGGGTAACCTATAAAAACACAAGGAATTGCTCTAGGTGCAAATTTTGATATGTTTTGAGCTaaagttgaaccaaaataaagGCAACCAAAACATTTTAGGTACTGGTAATCAGGAGGTTGTTGAAAAATAGTCTCATAAGGTGTTTTTCCTTTTAGAACTCTAGAGGGATGTCTGTTGATTAATAAAGTGGCAGTTAAAAGATACTCACCCCAATATATGATAGGCAAATTTGACTGAAAAAGTAAGGCCCTTGATGTTTCTAGTAGGTGTCTGTGTTTTCTTTCCATAACCCCATTTTATTGTGGGGTTGCTACACAAGAAGTTTGGTGCAATATACCTTGGGTGACAAGAAATTCAGAGACAATGGTTCCCTTTCCCAACTCTAATGCTTTATTTGATCTTATTTGCTTTACTTTTCTGTTGAATTGTCTTTCTACCATGCTTAAAATCGTTTTAACATAGtgataacatttttttttataactaagAAGGTAGGTCCAAGTAACTCTGCTAAAATCATCCACAGTGGTTAAAAAGTATTGTATCCATTATAAGTTGTTTTATTATAGGGACCCCAAGTGTCTATGTGAATTAGTTCAAAGATTGCTTTGGTTTTTAGAGTGCTTAAAGGAAAGGGTAATCTAGACTGTCTTGCTAGAGGGCAGATATCACATTTGCAATTAGAAATAGATTTAAAAGGAAAGGAACTGAGATTCTTCATTGATAAAAAAGTCATATGCCCAAACCTTACATGCCATAATTTTACATTAGAATTCTCTTTAATTGAAGCGAAACGAATAATTACAACTAGGAAAGCTAGAAAGCCGAAAATGAAACTTCATTTGTCTTGAAGAAACTCTTAGGCTTGGAACCGAAACGGAACATGTGATAAAGACCATGGCAGCTTGACCAGAGCCCTCTTCACTGAAGGGGCCTGCAAAACACATTGAGTGGAAGAAAAAGTGATTAGACATTGTAACCGAGTGCACATTTTATGAATAGCTAAAAGATTAAGTCTGAAGAAAGGCACATAGAGTACATTATGAATGCTAAGTTTAGGAAATAAACAAACACTTACTGGATGAGTAGATTTGACTTTGAATCCATTAGGAAGATTGACattgaaaggaaaaggtaaaGCTCTAAGATTAGTAAGAATTCTGCAGTCAAAACACATATGTTGAGTTGCCCCTGAATCTAAAAATCCAAGGTTTGGAATTGATagaaatcaaacaaaaatggatttttttacCACATTACCACAAGAAGTGCAGCATTGGCATTAGCATATGAGTTTGAAGATCCTGGTTGGTTCACTTTAGCCTGATTTAGCAATAGAACCAGTTGAGTAAACTGCTCTGGACTCAATTGATTCAGATTCTCACTAGTGATATAGCTAGTGTAACCACCCTCTGTAGTAGGCTGAGCAAAATTGCTCTTAACATTCCTCTGGTATCCTTTGGtttttgtgaatttgaaatCAGCTGGAAAACCAATCACCCTATAGCACCTATCAACTGTGTGTCCCACTTTCTTGCAAAAGGAATAAATCACATTGTTTTTGTTTCCCTTAAGGTCAGAGTTTTGAGACTTAAGTCCTGAGTACTGTCCACTTGGGTTGTTACCACCAGCAGCCAAGAAAGATGAGGAATTATTAGAGaaattagagtgaattgatacCTCCTTTTGTTTTTCATCTTGTATTAGAAGTATATGTTTACAAATAAAAGGAGAGGACTCATCATGATGATGTTTACTTTTACGTTGACAGGGTGTCATTCGATCCCCATAAGGATATGAATCAACCTTTCATCTTGCATAGATTTGACAATCTTGTCTTTTCCTCCACATTCACAAGCACATGAGCACATAGTCTTAGCGTACAAAGTTTCCAATTCATcctatacaacttttatttttgtgtAGTAAGTTGCAACATTGTTTGAACCTTGAACTAAATCACTCATTTCTTTTTGTAGGTGGTACAATTTAGCACCATTGAGTTGACCAAACCTAGCCTCAAGGTCATTCTAGAATTCATCAGCAGATTTTGAGTAAATGACATTGTTTGAAATATCTTTGGACAGGGAATTGAGCAACCAAGACCTGTGCTAGAGTTTAAACTCAGTGCTGGTGACAGTAGGAGATTTGTTGCTACCATCAATGAAGCTAAGGTTATTCTTATCTGATAGAGCAATCAGAACTGTCCTTTTCCATCCGCCATATCCTTTCCCTTCAAACATTGAGTTCACCAAGGACATGCAGTTTACCAAGGACATGCCTGGTGAGTCTAAAGGATGAAGAAAGTATGGACTGTTGCTGTCTATGGTAGAAGATGCAACAACAATAGCAGGAAATGTTTCAGATGAAACAACCATTTTGAGATAACAAGATAAAAAAGCagaaaagttaaaaagaaagaaagacagatttgaaaatcaattttgctctgataccatgttgatAAGAATAAAAACACAAGAATATAAAATTTCCCGGATGATCTTATGTATTTACTgtgcatctatttatacaaaactaTGTAGAGAAAGAAATAACAAATCTTTACACTTGCTATTTTCCTATTGGTTCCTATTGTAACTAACCTTAACAACAATAGAATCTTCTAATTTATCTATGTATAGCTATATGGAAATTTAATCTAAAGGCTGAAAATCATCCAACACATTTTATGTTGGATGCTTGTTGATTTAGCTTGGGCCTAGATAAGCATGTGACATTTTGGGCCCCAATTCCTCAAGTTCAGAATTCTGAGTTGTTGGCCCATTACTTTGTTCCACTTCACACGTTTGACTTGGCCCATTATTTTGTTCCACTTCACACACACTTGAACAGTTTCTCAATTTTTCAATCTCATTCAAACTTAGggattccccccccccccccctcccctcccACCTTTTTCATCTTTGTACTTGATTCAACTAAAATAGAATAAGAAACCTTGTTATCTTCAACACACGCAATAGGCTAGCAAAGCTTCTTGACTAAGGAGGAAAGGCCAAACATTTAGACAAACGGAAAACTCAATTTAGAGTACCGTGACCGTCACTTTACAATTCAGCTAGAGACTCAATAGATAGATGGACATCACCAGACTCAGTACAGTTGATACAACTAGATCTATCCATACCTGTTCAACTATCAAAGATATGTATCTACATATCTATATTTGAAAGAATAATCGGCTCAGTCAGACTAGCGCGCTAGTAATCCAATCCAAGGCTAGAGTTGGACATACTAATTCAGTACACTGTACAAGGCACAAGATGTAAGAAACTGATCATATCTTGTAAACTTGAGAAAAACATTTTACCTTTAAGACTTTGCTCTTatttttaatcttctttttgtGTCTTTTATCGTATTCGTAGACAAACATTAAACTTCTATTAGATCAGTCCGTAGAAAACTTACATTGAATCCTTAATTCAAGATAAATTGGATCGAGTGTGTCAACAACTTTGGATTAACTATTTTGACTTTATTAAGTTAAAACCAACTACATCTATTGGACAAAATTAGACTTCTACCAAATACGTTCATTCATGTGATACAAAAATCAAAAGCCCCATGTTAAGGTTATACAGAGGTTACTTCTCGCCAAACGGTGTTCATTATTCTATAAGGTAAAATCCATAGACACCAAGTGGACGTATCAAAAAATGACACGTGTCGATGGCAATAGGTCAGATCCGAGTTAGCAACCGAGGGGTTCGGGGAAAGCATATGACGCTTCGGAGAAGTAACTTGGTAACGCTACCGGAGACTAAAACTACAAAGGGTCTGGAGGAGCGCGCCAACTCACCGGTTTAAACGTCATTCAATGCACAACCGTTACAGAAGACCCCCAAGATTCTTCCGGCCTTAATTAGCCTTTATCATCTCGTAATTACCTTTTATTGTAGCATTAATATTGGTTATTAAGGGGGCATGATTCATGGAACTTGTACGTATCCCATAACTCAAGTATAAATAGAGCTTTTCATTTCATTGTAAGGGGCATCTAAAACATTATACAAAGAATACAAAATATTCATACTCCCTCtagataaaaaaaagtgtccattTAGCCATatacacaccccttaagaaaatactaactcctaaacaaaaataggtaacttgactaaactacccctaattaaataggccttagaatttgatcatataacacttaataggggcaaatttggaaaaacaaagttaattctttcttgatttgataagtggacgcTCTTTttgatccaagaaaaaaaggctaaatggacactttttttttatccagagggagtattattctTAGCATTCGCTTTTTCTTGCTTAATTCGCTGAGCTTATAGTGATTCACCGCTCGGCGACTCTAGATCAAAGCTTCTCCAAGGCCCACGCTATATATCTAGCTATGCTTTACTTTCAATTATCTTGTTAATTATTGCTtgctatttcataattttggtTACATTGATCCACGTTTTCTTGACCACgaacacaaattcaactgtacCGATTTTTCGTGTAAACAGTTTGGTGCCCACCGTGGGGCCAAAACAATTGTGGTATCATTGTGACTTTGGTAATAACAATAATTCTCGTTAGATCTTATTGTTAGAT from Lycium ferocissimum isolate CSIRO_LF1 chromosome 2, AGI_CSIRO_Lferr_CH_V1, whole genome shotgun sequence includes:
- the LOC132048133 gene encoding fe(2+) transport protein 1-like; the protein is MTNYNFKHIAIFFILMSIFTPQVLSVVEDCGAEEDNSCVNKSKALPLKIIAIISILITSMIGVCLPLVTRSIPALSPERSLFVIVKAFAAGIILATGFMHVLPDSFDMLSSSCLKENPWHKFPFTGFVAMLSAIVTLAIDSIATSLYSKKHKAGVVNPENGQAQGGDHEMGVVNAGHSHVHSLHHHGSFMTKDGVDATKLLRYRVIAMVLELGIIVHSIVIGISLGASNNTCTIKGLVAALCFHQMFEGMGLGGCILQAEYNFLKKTIMAFFFAVTTPFGIALGIALSSTYEENSPRALITVGLLNASSAGLLIYMALVDLLAVDFMGEKLQGSVKLQIKSYMAVLLGAGGMSVMAKWA